The sequence below is a genomic window from Cucumis melo cultivar AY chromosome 5, USDA_Cmelo_AY_1.0, whole genome shotgun sequence.
tcgttcagcatgtgggtttggaggtagagcctttgggtagtgttttgtcggtttctactccatccggggaggtcctgttgtccaaagaacaaataaaggcatgtcgggtagagatagcgaatcgtatgttagacgtgaccttactagtgttagacatgcaggattttgatgtgatactaggcatggattggctgtcagccaaccatgcaaatatagactgttatggcaaggaagttgtcttcaaccctccctccgaggctagtttcaaattcaggggggcaggcatggtatgtatacccaaggtcatctcagccatgaaggctagtaaactactcagccagggtacttggggtattttggcaagcgtagtggatgtgagagagccagaagtttccctatcttccgaaccagtggtaagagagtaccccgacgttttcccagacgaactcccaggacttccgcctcccagagaggtagacttcgccatcgagttagagccgggcactgccccaatttcgagggccccttacagaatggctccagccgagctaaaggagttgaaggtccagttacaggagttgctggacaaaggcttcatccggcccagtgtgtcgccttggggagccccagtattgttcgtgaagaagaaggatgggtcaatgcgcctttgtattgactaccgagagctgaacaaggtgacagtcaaaaaccgctaccccttgcccaggattgatgacctgttcgatcagttgcagggagccaccgtcttctccaagatcgacctgcgatcaggctatcaccagttgaggattagggacggtgacatccccaagacggcctttcgatcgaggtacggacattacgaattcgttgtgatgtctttcggcttgactaacgctcctgcagtattcatggatctgatgaacagggtgtttaaggagtttctagactcgttcgtcatagtcttcattgacgacatcctcatttactcaaaaactgaggcggagcacgaggagcacctacaccaggttttggagacccttcgagccaacaagttgtatgccaagttctccaagtgtgaattctggttaaggaaggtgacgtttcttggccacgtggtttccagtgagggagtttcagtagatcccgcaaagattgaagcagtgaccaactggactcgaccgtccacggttagtgaaattcgaagttttctgggcttggcaggttactacaggaggttcgtggaagacttctcacgtatagccagcccgttgacccagttgaccagaaaaggaaccccttttgtctggagcccagcttgcgagaggagctttcaggagctcaaacagaagctagtgactgcaccggtcctgacagtgcccgatggttcgggaaactttgtaatctatagtgacgcctccaagaagggactaggctgtgtcctgatgcagcagggtaaggtagttgcttatgcctcccgccagttgaagatccatgagcagaactaccctacccatgacttggagttggcagctgtagtctttgcactgaagatatggaggcactatctgtacggtgagaagattcagatttacaccgaccataagagcctgaagtacttcttcacccagaaggagttgaacatgaggcagaggaggtggcttgagttggtgaaagactacgactgcgagatcctataccacccaggtaaagcaaatgtagtggctgatgcgctgagtaggaaagttgcacattcagcagcgctaatcaccaagcagacccccttactcagggactttgagagggcggagattgcagtctcagtaggtgaggttaccgcacagttggctcagttgacagttcaaccaaccttgaggcaaaagatcattgctgctcagctgaatgatccttacttggcagagaagcgtcgcgtggtagagacagagcaaggtgaaggcttctccatatcctttgacgatggccttatgtttgagggacgcctgtgtgtgccggaagacagcgcagttaagacggagcttttgactgaggctcacagttccccgtttaccatgcaccctgggagtacgaagatgtaccaggacttaaggagtgtctattggtggaggggcatgaagagggatgtggcagactttgtcagtagatgcttggtgtgccagcaggtgaaggcacctaggcagcatccagcagggttgttgcaacccttgagtgtgccagggtggaagtgggagagtgtgtcgatggattttattacgggactgcccaagaccctaaggggctacacggtgatctgggttgtggtcgacagactcacgaagtcggcccatttcgtgccagggaaatccacttacactgccagtaagtgggggcagctatatatgacagagattgtgagactacatggagtacccgtatccatcatttcagacagagacgcccgtttcacatcgaagttctggaaaggacttcaaattgcattaggtacaaggttggacttcagcacggcattccaccctcagactgatggtcagacagagagattgaaccagattttggaagacatgctgcgagcctgcgtactagagttttcaggaggttgggactctcatctgcatctgatggagtttgcctataacaacagctaccaggctactatcggtatggcaccgttcgaggctctgtatggcaagtgctgtagatcccctgtctgctggggcgaggttggagagcagaggatgctaggccccgagttagtgcagacgaccaacgcagccatacagaagatccgagctcgtatgctgacagcccagagcagacagaagagttacgctgatgtacgacgtaaggacctcgagtttgaagtgggagatatggtctttctgaaggtagcgcctatgaagggtgttctgaggttcgcgaagaaggggaagctgagtccacgcttcgtagggccgttcgagatattggagcgaattggccccgtggcttaccgcttggcgctacccccatcttttgctgcagtgcacgacgtattccatatctccatgctgaggaaatatgttgcagacccaacacacgtggtggacttcgagccactgcagattagcgagaatctgagctacgaggagcagcctgtcgaggtcctggcaaaggaggtcaagaagcttcgcagtcgagaaattccactggtcaaaatcctttggcaaaaccatggagtggaagaggcaacgtgggagaaagaagaggatatgagagcccagtaccccgagctgttcgaggattagaactttcgagaacgaaagttttttttaggagggaagattgtaacgcccaacaatttcggtttccttttgttttgaccattattattaatactaagtgtgtttattattagtattaaactaaagtttttatgtattaattttgaagttagggggtgaaataaattaatggcttaacaaataaatggccttggaaagggtcaaaggtggttaattgaggagagaggaaagagggttttagagatttcttttattatttttttatttctttttaaaagaggccttgggactcgtgcgtaaagaggaagaggaaaaaattttcaaagaaagaaaaagggggaaaatttcttattgaaaccctagccgccgcacgccgccgccgccgccgccgccgcgaacccgagccgccaagcacccctctctgttcagcagcgcagccgagccgcagtcgcaaccgagccgtcgccgagcttccagccgcgccgggagaatcgtccaagccgatctgcgcagccgagcgtccgtcggagcagccgtctctcgcacgccgaagccgagtcgaagccgcctccgcgcgtccgcagccaacccgtcagccagccgagtcgcgccgcttcgatccgacgcaagcgcagccgaaacgccagtcggtagccgtcgccgagcgaagccgcggtagccggaccaccagcagccgccgcgccacccgaaatccggaagccgaagcctcgcgcgcaaaggtccgaccgaagacccgccccgtgacccgaaccgacgcgcgccaccttccggaacccgacccgcgcccgcgtgcatccgtgcgtgagccgcgccgcgcgcttttgtgtagccgagccgcgtctcccctgttgcaagccgagccgcgtctccccctgttgcaagccgagccgcacgcgcaattcctgtaccgagccgagccgcgtctgcccgagccgagccggtcctgtcttcttccagccgagccgccaggactaatttggctccatccacctaaattgtggtaatctaattaattattgtggtttttccggtaagactccatgctcggacgttagttaaattaatttgggtctaaattaaattattttctcaagggacgtcttggaccaagaaattactgcagcgcgggatttcttcagtaggggctcgagcactgcaacctccttctagggtaagttatttcaattgagtctcgaaccgttagtcgttggcgacctatttacaaattttgacttattaaacagttaggacttcgtcgcttggaaagcgtactgcctcgcggttaggactcgacaagtagatctccaggtaagagattctactactagtttcgtgttagaagtatgagactgtgtatgcccctatgttgcatattgagaatttgacagtacgatgcctgaaataaatgttagtatgatgcaaatgacgatgtagttgtgctatagcctgttatgtgtggcaagatctattatggttacgacgaatgtcgggacggagagtgtagagatgatttatgtgacatgttatatgctgatgccatgtgtatgtatactgcaattagggtacctgttagcttgattctgttagagtcgtacctgcatgggtgtccttcgggatcaccacctattgaggactgtgtggtccgacgggacgccagtctagcatggatatagacatgactcgagtgactcgacggggtcctcgcatcccgactgtcctaggtgtcccccgggcaccgaagaccagagttacgttcctacgggagcgcatgattgcacgtgttcgggaacgtgccagagattgggtaccagttatcaggactctaacaggaagttaacaggcacctagtgggactagtagtgggtcccttactgagtatttttatactcattctctccattttatgttttcaggtagaggacgaggcaagggcaagggcaagctggcgagcgacccgaagtgagaccgaggagggccatagggactaccgcttccgcttatttcttatttcagattttagcatttgagtttgagtacttttcatttctcaccatcttttatgtagatagggcccgagtaggacttcagaacgtttttgcattttttgcatgactaccttgtttatgtttttataaatgaatttcttgaaccgtatgtttgttaataaaatttttcgacttaaaccacttgttctatatttagtaatgacttcgattcagtataaggagttgggtcgttacacgaACCCTCCCTAGACCTATATTAAATCCGTCGGTGTTTGCATTGTAGCTTAATCAACAtatacaataaatttaattacaaaggCATATAGATCAATTACATACTGTTCATAACAAATGAATAAAAACCTATCTTCTTTTGACATTAGTAATGATCTCTCTTTTCATAACATTTGTTTTGTAGAGATCAAAACTcaaagcatatatatatatatatatatatatatatatatatatatatatatatatatatatatatattgaggcatatatatatatgatggtTAAAGTCCATATAGATTATTGAGTGATCAATTAgctaatataatttaattaaaagacACCAGCCTCCAACTGAGCTTTTAGAACTTTCCTCAATATCTTGCCTGAAGGAGCCATTGGAATCGAGTCCACAAAGAAAACCTTTCTGATTCTTTTGTAATATATAACCTAAACCCACCAAAACATATTACACCCAAGTTAGTATTAAATACTTACTATCCAACAAAAGTTCAACCAACAAATATAtatctctctctatatatatatataacatcgATCAACAGTAGGACTTAGCCAACATTAGTTGCAACTTTGTGATAGATGACATTATAAATAAGTAGGAAGGGTTACAAACATAGACTGCACAATATTGTTAATCAAATCATCATAACATATATATGTAATTATGTGACTATATATAAAGCCATGCTACAtacaaatttataaatatttgtaaaaaggaagagtactataatataaatatatgtttatgtatgaactcaaatctTGAATTTCTTGAGTTTAGGTATACATCACGTTTTAACTAGTTACAACTACGTTCATTTTTTATTTCCAATAAAGCTATGTTCAAGTCAGCATTAATTGTAATCCATAGATTGAAATATGACATAAATAACAAATATTACGccaagagagaaaaagaataaaagtaTAAACCAACCTGATCTGAAATATAGTTTTTGATGTCATTCTCACTAATTTTGGAACCTTTAGATCTAACAACAAACGCAACAGGGATCTCTCCTGCTGCTTCATCTTCCATACTGCGAAGAAtcataataatttattttgttaacaaaaataaaacaaataaattattataatgtaaaagacaaattaTGTATGATATGCTACAAGATAGTTCATGAAGAAGGCTTACGGTATGACAGCAGCTGAAGTAATGTTAGGGTTCGAAGTCAAGAGAGCTTCAAGCTCAGCTGGGGCAACTTGGTATCCTTTGTATTTGATCAGTTCCTTTAATCGATCAACAATGAAGATCTCATCGTCATCGTCGATGAACCCTAAGTCTCCTGTGTGGAGCCACCCGTCTTTATCTATAGTCTTCTCGGTTGCTTCTTCGTTATTAAGATAACCTATCGATCACATATCAACTCTCATCAGATAAACATGAAAGGATACCACGTAAATGAATGGTTTaagttattttgttttgttaaaCTAGCTAAGGGTGTGTGTTGGAGGTAGGGACTTGCCTTTCATGATCTGGGGGCCACGTATGCAGATCTCACCAGGGTGATTACGTggtaaagaaagagaagattgAGGGTGTATGATCTTCATCTCAGCATTCCTTACGACGGTGCCGCATGCACCTGATTTTACGTTGAATGGTTCCTTTGCAAATCCCAAACACATCGACAGCACTGGCCCTGCCTCCGTCATTCCATACCcctatttataataataatatttgcaATTAATTTACCCTCAAGAAGGTTTTATGAATTCTATCTAAAGTTCATTATTTTTCTTGCAATAATATCATTTGTTACCATTTGTTATATACTCTATTAACAAACAATACAAGTTTATTGCATTACTCTAAacatatataaacaaaaaaggCCATGCCATAATATTGTCATATTCTCCAAATACACTTTGGGATTCTTGTTACATACATTCAAgtaatttttaatgaaaaaaatatttttaaaccaATAAGTTTGGTAGACTATAGCCCAACTAAATGTGAACTATATTATAGTATAGTAGAAAAAACTTtagaaattattataaatgataaGAATGATGAAAATATATCCAAAAACTAGCAaagttttactatattttataaatattttcatttattttactatatttaaaaatgattaaagaaactattattaaaaaaagtataagtttaatcctttttttttctattttaagagtcattttagtctttatattttgtgaaattataataaactaattattaatttaatttttaagatTTACTTTAAAATATGAGGATTGAATTAGTGAagaaaccaaaataaaataaggaaaaaatattattttaataaaaaaaaaaactattgagAACATTTGACTTGATCCAAGTCGATATATTGTTTTAAATAACAATAGTATTAGAAAATAATTGATTCATTAATATCTCCCACTTGCTTAAAGTTGTCACATTTGAATCATTCCTCTTATAACCCTAGCATGTGATATGGCCTCACAAACATTAATGCattaatcattattttttcataaatgaGTTTTACCCTGCTAATATAAAACACTGCAAAAAGAAAGAGATTTTTCTCCATGCCAGTTAATTAAAGTGAAGTTGACAATAAGAGAATTAAGTTTGTTCTCTCAACGATATCTTGAACATTGGGAAAAAATATATGACTAAATGTTAAACATATGATATCAATTCAAAATTGTAAGCTAATATATTTCAAAGGAGATATATTATTTaagataagaagaagaaaattagtCGGATATAAATTGTGCATAACCCAAGTGATTAGCAACTAACAATTAATCAATAGTTAACATAAAGATAACTAAATTGTTAATTCTTACTCATcgtcttaaaaaaaatcaataaagcATTCAGAAGTATAAggtaaacaaaaaataaataaaataagattgaatgtttttaaaatatatacaaaacaACTTGAAAATGGTTTAATTTGGTGATATTTTTGGAACTCGAAACTTCCGCACCACTACGAGAACCAGCAAGTCGCCAACTAATATATATTATGTTCTATATTCtaatttaatatttgtaaatgtttttcaaaatatttatatatctaACATTGATTTTAATATTAGAAATTGAAAATTTCTTGGATGCATTTAACACATCACCTATATTTGAAATTTctctatattttaatttaagtaTATTTACACAATATAAATCTTATCAATAATAAGACTTCTATAAGTGTCTTTCATATACAGACATTAATAGACTTGATAgaatttatattttgtaaacattttcaatgatagacttttatcgGTGTTTTTCATAATTGAATGTAAATTACCTGTCCGAGTATGGCATTGGGAAGTCTAGCTTTGACGGTGTCCTCGAGGTCCTTCCCCATGGGGGCAGCACCCGACATGACGATTCGAATGGATGATAAGTCGTAATTGTGGATGTCAGGGTTTTTGGCAAAGTCCAAGACGATGGGAGGGACAAAGGGGGCAATTGTGGCTTTGTGGATTTGAATGAGGCGGAGAAGAGACGACATGTCGTATTTTTGAAGGATGAGAATGGCAGCGCCGACACGTAGTCCACAGAGGAGAACAGAGTTGAGAGAATAGATATGGAATAATGGAAGAACACATATGATCACATCCTTGCTATTCATGTTTACATTTGGATTCTCTCCATCCACCTACCAAAAAAAATGGTTAGAAATTTCAATAATCGAATACGAAAAAATGTCAACACATACAATGATAAACATGACTTAAAAATATGTATGTAGTTGAACAATAATTAATACATACATATTTTTTGGAAGTTAGAGGTTCAGATATTCATATTTGACTTATCCTACTAAAAGAGGAAAAACATTAGCtcctgcttttttttttatgattattgATATTAAATATCTGAGATCTCAtattataaaaaacaaaacaaaatcaagGGTGCTGTAAATGATTAAGAGaaaatttcttatattttattatgTTAGTCATATTATAATCTTCCTACCATTTCAACACCATTTAAAAATACAACGAAATTGAGCATATTTGATTTCGAAGGTTTTTTCTTTTCGGTAAAATGTTTATCAAAGAAAGTTACCTATGGTTGAGTGGTTACAAATTCTTATCATCTAAAGTTAAAAAGACTTAGGAACTTGTACGATAAAACGAAGAaaaaagtgtatatatatatatagacatttTCAAACAtggtaaaatattaaaactatttacaaaatatagcaaagtccgtcaaaatctcaaataatttatatatttaagttttttttctatatttttttaaatagtttcactattttgctatttatgataatttttttatatagtacatatataaagataaaatattttgatttttttacaaTATCTTAAAGTAGGAGAATTTAATTTCTAACTTCAAAATCTATTAGAGGCAATAACCCTCCAACTATCTataatgataaaatattttttattttgggcATAAACTTgctttttgttttcaaattaaaagattTCAATTGTTCTCATTTATGTATATATGATGATTATGATGATCCCCATGTCTAATTGATGCAGGACTTTAGTTGtattttcaataaaattaatgGTACAACTTTTTTATTAGATAAATGAttgtcaaattaaaaaaaagtttataaaatatgaaaagTTGAAGACtcatttaatttatatatatatatatatatatatatatatatataaccattttgttattaattttctttttctcttttttaaagaaaattgttttcgaatataagaaaataaattaaaatatttgttatcTATTAGGAATAGGTATAGATAGATATCCTATTAGTATCTACTAATAATTGACAATAATATTTGGTTACATATTTAGTAAATATGTGCGAGAGAcgtataattattttaaaactacattattgattttcaaaattttgcttGAGATTTTATAAAACGGTTAATAATTAGAAGTTTGGGAAGAACCTGCTGAGCTACGCTTGTAACAAGAGATTTATGCGTTAGCATAACTCCTTTTGGAACTCCAGTAGTTCCCGACGAAAAAGGAAGAGCAACAACATCATTTGAATTAATCTTCACCGCTGGAATATCATTCTCATCGGCCTCCATAACCTCCGAGAATCTCAAACAACCCGCTGACTCCGAGGCCGACGAGGAATCCGTACACAATATCTTCACCCCATTTTCCACTGCAAATTCCCACACCTTCTCCACAAACTCCCCTTGTGTAATTATCACCTTCGCCCTCGCCGCCACCGCCTGCTTCACTATCTCTCCTGGCTTATACAATGGGTTCGCGGTCGTGGCAATTGCACCAGCAAACGACGCACCGAGGAATGCAAACACAAACTCAGGGCTGTTCTGAAGCATGAGCATTATCACGTCGCCTTGTCCGATGCCGATCTTGCTCAGCCCCGCAGCAAAACGTCTCGCTGCTAGGTCGACCTCGGCGTAGGTGTGGATGCGGCCGGTGGTGCCGTTGATGAGGCAAGGCCGGTGTTGGAATTGGGCGAGGTGTTCAAAGCAATAGGTATGGAGAGGGAGGTGGTTTGGGATGTAAATGTCTGGGAGCTTTGATTTGAAGATGAAATCTTGGCCGTTCCTTTGTTCATGATCCATGATTTTTAAGGCTGTTTTGTTTGGTTTGATGTGAAAATGAGGGATTTTGGTTTGAAGGGGTTTTTGAAGTTTTTGAGGTTTTGTGAGAAATAAGGTTGTGCTTTTGTAGAAGTAATTATGGAGTAGGTGGTGTTAGAGGTGGAGTTGATGATCAAATGGATGAGGTTGatgttaattatttaaaataatatgaaGGCTCCATTATGAATAAAGAAATGATTATCTGATTATTGTTTTTTACTTGTGGAAAAGTATTTAGTTTGAATATTAAATTTGATTGAGTAATAACATTAATGCTTTAACATTGGTCAAAGCTTTTGTTTTGTTGGTGAACGACGATGGAATGAGTACTTGTATATTTAAATATTAGATCCAATTGTAACAAAATTTTGGTCCTTATTATATGGTtcgattttctttttaatttcattaactttaacatcttatatatatattgttcatTGACTTTTTGATTGTTGATACACGCAATAATATATTGTTCATTGTTATACGTACATTGTAGATTTGGCAATAATATTTATggaaattgtattgggtggcaCAATAAAAGTCTAATTCAGCAATATTAAcactaacattttcaattttacaaatatagcaactttttaattttgattgatattttttattttaattttttcattattccaaaattgcccATATCTGAATCTCCACTTTTCTCTCTTCCTCTTCAGTTTCCTTTTTTATAGTTCTCATTCATTCTTCGTTTTTTTCTCGTGATCTTCTCCACCGTTCTTCTTCACGGTTTCTCCTCTTCGCCTACTTCTCCTCTCCtgttcttcttctccctcttcttcaccatccttctcttctctcttctgtttcattcttttagatttctccatCTTCGTCTACTTCTCTTTTTATCGTATTCTCattgtcttcttctcctattctcctcattttttctcCAGGAAAAACgagaattatgtatgtatttctttcccttttttaaaGTCCTAATATTCTTTCTTATACTTATGTACGTATTTTGGTGTCCAAAATTGGTAAGGGAGTTTGATCATtatattttccttcttttttctgTGAATCgctcatatttattatttattgaaattaagaCTACGATTTGTTCTTCCTCATCTCAATTATTTgttcctcatctcttttatcTGTCCCTCatatcttttatcgaaaggGGCTTTGTAGATTCGTtaggttttatttagttacgtttgtttttttctttttaatttgtattAGTTTTTTTATATTAGTGGTATGATGTAttgatattatatgtattagttgactaaTACACGTACtacttgttttttatttttccgaaattgttgcagttcattgtagttataGTTAAGCtggcagtaattgtttttcagaGTGGTCAATGAGATGAGCAACATTGCTATGtgatttacaaaataaattgtgttttggttgatggagtgatatcatc
It includes:
- the LOC103493360 gene encoding 4-coumarate--CoA ligase CCL1-like, which produces MDHEQRNGQDFIFKSKLPDIYIPNHLPLHTYCFEHLAQFQHRPCLINGTTGRIHTYAEVDLAARRFAAGLSKIGIGQGDVIMLMLQNSPEFVFAFLGASFAGAIATTANPLYKPGEIVKQAVAARAKVIITQGEFVEKVWEFAVENGVKILCTDSSSASESAGCLRFSEVMEADENDIPAVKINSNDVVALPFSSGTTGVPKGVMLTHKSLVTSVAQQVDGENPNVNMNSKDVIICVLPLFHIYSLNSVLLCGLRVGAAILILQKYDMSSLLRLIQIHKATIAPFVPPIVLDFAKNPDIHNYDLSSIRIVMSGAAPMGKDLEDTVKARLPNAILGQGYGMTEAGPVLSMCLGFAKEPFNVKSGACGTVVRNAEMKIIHPQSSLSLPRNHPGEICIRGPQIMKGYLNNEEATEKTIDKDGWLHTGDLGFIDDDDEIFIVDRLKELIKYKGYQVAPAELEALLTSNPNITSAAVIPMEDEAAGEIPVAFVVRSKGSKISENDIKNYISDQVIYYKRIRKVFFVDSIPMAPSGKILRKVLKAQLEAGVF